A genomic window from Silene latifolia isolate original U9 population chromosome Y, ASM4854445v1, whole genome shotgun sequence includes:
- the LOC141627749 gene encoding uncharacterized protein LOC141627749, which translates to MAKHKKNFTKNLQSNSKSPITSSKTPQLSKNQKQVDTNVVSSSKGTASGSKSPRKINLRYNPADFESELEVIVEDIDDEEEAVSQDEDELKTPALCLSSDDVAGEIQYWSTTVYCYILGANPPSSVISGFVKRVWQSYGIDRISFMPNGLFLVRFKTKEKQQEVVNNGHLMFDNKPVIVKEWSPNAELIKHDISIVPIWMKLYGLDIKFWGSVCLQKISGLVGKFIKCDDATTHKAFLGYARVMVEVKVGQHFPTELVFLDELGNTQRIRVVYDWLPLSCVKYKGMGHLADHCRKESDAKVKKVWRPKQKAPTVPKKAPKTPIPVTTPKSVSPVVQLVTSSMPVRRAECGDKANGGTNGGNEQGSTAQSAPRRYLTRMLGNDAGEARIFTPRGITFMDALTLSIRKSKMIVAENETKIKGDKWINTRNNMCGDWAICTNNSFHKEGRVWLLWNPKLFQVDMLHTTAQCIHTQVKDMMQGFVFYFTLVYGFNKIGERESLWQDLRNYATTANGPWLVGGDFNSVMRMGERIGGTDLNRTSARKRAPFKYFNMWALADNFDEVVQHGWQEDIDGSPMFRVTKKLKALKHRLQELNREQFSDIENLTHVTEIALQNFQEQLRHDPLNTEVCKAERACAQELMGLRKAKEMYLAQKAKESWVKDGDSNTSFFHSSIKRRRSMNRVYQISDAAGKMCTTPEDIKVAFEQFYKGLVGTSTEVKHVKPGVIKSGQCLTDEQREMLSAPVTDEEIKAAMFSIPGTKAPGPDGYSSQFFKDSWHIVGSEVCKAVRNAYETGNVLKESNNTILTLIPKVELPVTVLQFRPIACCNTVYKCLAKVICGRLSQILPAIINPAQSAFFKGRDIVGNILICQDLIKLYNRKACSPRLMMKIDLHKAYDSIEWQFLHEMLEGLNFPTNCIKLIMECVTSPSYSLALNGEVFGFFKCRRGLRQGDPLSPLLFTICLEYLSRLMQLLPQFKGFKHHSLCSKINLTHLCFADDLLMFSIGDIQSVSIMIRAFELFSSTSGLKMSAGKSNVYCNGIPDSIVQAIAQATGMKRGSLPFRYLGVNIIPKRLGVMDCQCLVDKITERIARLGTRKLSYAGRVVLVKAVLSTLHNYWARIFILPKTVLDKIDAMCRKFLWHGTDCKGSPALVAWGNICRTKKKGGLGLKNLHQWNIASLGKYVWWIERKSDHLWVKWIHAIYMKNQEWQHYEPSSGASWAWRRLCGVKNILKPIMYNEQWRNTGIEYTVRMGYQWLEQAGVDVPWYPWVSNRIIAPKHEFFIWLAVQQRLLTQDRMVKMGFLQSNVCWLCGQEEECHQHLLFSCTYSRKCLTVVESWLQIRIPVQDVMEWWLKYINRSLLIRQVLAASIAYLMYEIWHARNRSRVESSLLLPTVLVRQVQRGIVLRLKVRNVIGSNRRVKLWLERICNGVN; encoded by the exons ATGGCGAAACACAAGAAAAATTTTACCAAAAATCTTCAATCAAACAGTAAATCACCTATTACTTCTTCAAAAACGCCTCAattatcaaaaaatcaaaaacaagtAGATACTAATGTAGTGAGTAGCAGCAAAGGGACCGCTTCAGGATCAAAATCTCCGCGGAAGATCAATTTACGATATAATCCGGCTGATTTTGAGTCTGAATTGGAAGTTATAGTGGAGGATATTGATGACGAGGAGGAAGCTGTATCACAAGATGAGGATGAATTGAAAACGCCAGCACTCTGCCTCTCCTCTGATGATGTAGCAGGTGAGATTCAGTACTGGTCTACTACGGTTTATTGTTACATTTTGGGTGCGAATCCTCCGAGTTCTGTTATTTCTGGGTTTGTGAAAAGAGTTTGGCAAAGTTATGGGATTGACCGTATATCGTTCATGCCTAATGGTTTGTTCCTTGTGCGGTTTAAGACTAAAGAAAAACAGCAGGAGGTTGTTAACAATGGCCACCTTATGTTTGATAATAAGCCTGTAATCGTTAAAGAGTGGAGTCCAAATGCAGAATTGATTAAACATGACATATCCATTGTTCCCATCTGGATGAAACTTTACGGCTTAGACATCAAATTTTGGGGTAGTGTTTGCCTGCAGAAAATTAGTGGGTTGGTAGGGAAGTTCATCAAATGTGATGATGCTACGACTCATAAGGCTTTTCTGGGCTATGCTAGGGTCATGGTTGAGGTCAAGGTTGGACAGCATTTCCCTACTGAGTTAGTGTTTCTGGATGAACTAGGAAACACTCAGAGGATTAGGGTTGTTTATGATTGGCTGCCTCTTAGCTGTGTGAAATATAAAGGAATGGGTCACTTAGCTGATCATTGTAGGAAGGAGAGTGATGCTAAAGTGAAGAAGGTATGGAGGCCTAAACAGAAGGCTCCTACAGTTCCTAAAAAGGCTCCAAAGACTCCTATTCCAGTTACCACTCCAAAATCTGTCTCTCCTGTAGTGCAGCTGGTGACATCTAGTATGCCTGTCAGACGAGCAGAGTGTGGTGACAAAGCTAATGGGGGTACAAATGGGGGTAATGAACAAGGGTCTACTGCACAGTCTGCCCCTAGGAGATATCTTACTAGGATGCTCGGGAATGATGCAGGTGAGGCCAGGATTTTTACACCTAGGGGGATCACCTTTATGGATGCACTCACTTTGTCCATTCGAAAGTCAAAAATGATTGTCGCAGAAAATG aaactaaaataaaaggGGATAAGTGGATTAATACTAGGAATAATATGTGTGGTGATTGGGCTATTTGTACTAATAATAGTTTTCACAAAGAGGGGAGAGTTTGGCTTTTATGGAATCCTAAACTTTTCCAGGTGGACATGCTTCATACAACTGCTCAATGTATTCATACACAAGTGAAGGACATGATGCAAGGATTTGTCTTCTACTTTACTCTAGTGTATGGTTTTAATAAAATTGGTGAGAGAGAAAGCTTATGGCAGGATTTGAGGAATTATGCCACCACAGCTAATGGTCCTTGGCTTGTGGGTGGGGATTTCAATAGTGTAATGAGAATGGGGGAAAGGATTGGAGGAACTGAT TTGAATAGGACCAGTGCAAGGAAAAGGGCACCTTTCaagtacttcaatatgtgggCACTTGCTGATAATTTTGATGAGGTAGTGCAACATGGATGGCAGGAGGATATTGATGGCTCTCCTATGTTTAGGGTCACCAAAAAACTCAAAGCTCTGAAGCACAGGTTGCAGGAGTTGAATAGAGAGCAATTTAGTGACATTGAGAATTTAACCCATGTCACTGAAATTGCTCTTCAGAACTTTCAGGAGCAATTAAGGCATGATCCACTTAACACTGAGGTGTGTAAAGCTGAAAGAGCTTGTGCTCAGGAGCTGATGGGTTTAAGGAAGGCTAAGGAGATGTATCTAGCTCAGAAAGCCAAAGAAAGTTGGGTTAAAGATGGGGATTCTAACACTTCATTTTTTCACTCAAGTATCAAAAGAAGGAGGTCAATGAATAGGGTGTATCAAATTTCTGATGCTGCTGGAAAGATGTGCACTACACCTGAGGACATCAAAGTGGCTTTTGAACAGTTCTACAAGGGTTTAGTAGGTACATCTACTGAAGTTAAGCATGTGAAACCTGGAGTTATAAAATCTGGGCAGTGTTTGACTGATGAACAGAGGGAGATGTTGAGTGCTCCAGTGACTGATGAGGAGATTAAGGCTGCTATGTTTTCTATTCCAGGCACCAAGGCTCCTGGGCCTGATGGCTATAGTAGCCAATTTTTCAAGGATAGCTGGCATATAGTTGGATCTGAAGTGTGTAAGGCAGTCAGGAATGCTTATGAGACTGGGAATGTTTTGAAAGAGTCTAACAACACTATTTTGACTCTCATCCCAAAGGTGGAGTTGCCTGTCACTGTGCTACAATTCAGGCCAATTGCATGCTGTAACACAGTGTACAAATGCCTTGCCAAAGTCATTTGTGGTAGGCTAAGTCAAATTCTTCCTGCTATTATCAATCCTGCCCAAAGTGCTTTTTTTAAGGGGAGAGATATTGTTGGAAACATCCTTATTTGCCAGGATTTGATCAAATTATATAATAGGAAAGCTTGCTCTCCAAGATTAATGATGAAGATTGATTTGCATAAGGCGTATGACTCCATTGAGTGGCAATTCCTTCATGAGATGCTTGAGGGGTTAAATTTCCCAACAAATTGTATTAAATTGATAATGGAGTGTGTCACCTCTCCTTCTTATTCCTTGGCTTTGAATGGTGAGGTCTTTGGCTTTTTTAAGTGTAGGAGAGGTCTTAGACAGGGGGATCCCCTCTCTCCCTTGCTCTTCACCATTTGCCTGGAGTACTTAAGTAGGCTGATGCAGCTCCTACCTCAGTTTAAGGGGTTTAAACACCATTCCCTTTGCTCTAAGATTAATCTCACTCACCTCTGCTTTGCGGATGATCTTTTGATGTTTAGCATAGGTGATATTCAGTCTGTGAGTATCATGATCAGGGCCTTTGAGCTGTTCTCCTCCACTTCTGGTTTGAAGATGAGTGCTGGGAAATCCAACGTCTATTGTAATGGGATACCTGATTCCATTGTTCAAGCAATTGCCCAGGCTACAGGTATGAAGAGAGGATCCTTACCTTTCAGGTATCTTGGGGTCAACATTATCCCTAAGAGACTGGGGGTAATGGATTGCCAATGTTTAGTTGATAAGATTACTGAGAGGATTGCTAGATTGGGGACAAGGAAGTTGTCTTATGCTGGGAGAGTGGTACTTGTTAAGGCTGTGTTGAGCACTTTACATAACTACTGGGCACGAATCTTTATCTTACCAAAAACTGTGTTGGATAAGATTGATGCCATGTGTAGGAAGTTTTTGTGGCATGGCACAGACTGCAAGGGGAGTCCTGCTCTGGTGGCATGGGGAAATATTTGCAGGACCAAAAAGAAAGGAGGATTGGGTTTGAAAAATTTGCACCAATGGAACATAGCTTCCCTTGGGAAATATGTGTGGTGGATTGAACGAAAGTCTGATCACTTGTGGGTGAAATGGATACATGCCATTTATATGAAAAATCAGGAATGGCAGCACTATGAACCCTCTAGTGGAGCAAGTTGGGCTTGGCGCAGATTAtgtggtgtcaagaacattctcaAACCTATTATGTATAATGAACAGTGGAGGAATACAGGGATAGAGTACACTGTGAGGATGGGTTATCAGTGGTTAGAACAGGCAGGAGTTGATGTGCCCTGGTATCCTTGGGTTAGCAACAGGATCATAGCTCCTAAGCATGAATTTTTCATTTGGCTAGCTGTACAGCAGCGTCTGCTTACTCAGGACAGGATGGTGAAGATGGGTTTCCTTCAAAGCAACGTATGCTGGTTATGTGGGCAAGAGGAGGAATGTCATCAACACTTGTTATTCTCCTGTACTTATAGCAGGAAATGTCTAACAGTGGTTGAAAGTTGGCTGCAGATTCGTATTCCAGTTCAAGATGTGATGGAGTGGTGGCTTAAGTATATAAATAGATCTCTGTTGATTAGGCAAGTGCTTGCTGCAAGTATAGCTTATCTAATGTATGAGATATGGCATGCCAGGAATAGAAGTCGTGTAGAGAGCAGTTTGTTACTGCCCACTGTGCTAGTCAGACAGGTACAGAGGGGGATAGTACTGAGATTAAAAGTGCGGAATGTAATAGGCAGTAATAGGAGAGTTAAACTATGGTTAGAACGAATTTGTAATGGTGTAAATTAA